From a region of the Salinispira pacifica genome:
- the cas9 gene encoding type II CRISPR RNA-guided endonuclease Cas9 (Cas9, originally named Csn1, is the large, multifunctional signature protein of type II CRISPR/Cas systems. It is well known even to general audiences because its RNA-guided endonuclease activity has made it a popular tool for custom editing of eukaryotic genomes.), producing the protein MMPYTLGLDLGSSSLGWALVDEEQQNIIKTGVRVFPGAATDIGTGKESYKNQDRRLSRQARRQTLRRKQRRIVLLRTLVDFKMCPLSKDELESYAKYRKGKKQEFPSSSEFNSWLKLNPYELRDRALHEDISRFEFGRILYHIIHHRGFKTGRKSNEDGALYKGNEDTVGVDETKNLLQQYATLGEYLNSLRIKSDGNERLRGRYTLRNWYVDEFNKIWERQAGKLGLENETVHSRNKRYYGPAGSSEHRRKLQAYKKAGISFEIEGDFICREQTVSLKDYLGNPDKGILFYQKPLKSQKHLLSKCRYEKRKSVCQISHPEFEYYRAMQFANQIEYGAGEKLNETDRKDVIILLLSKDKAVKMSDLKKKIQKTGVQFNYADDHKVPGSPTTAFISKVTDTSNVENIDWELFHSIWNDLVFYDKSEKLKEKFQRSYNIDVSIEQLNKYKINTDYSSLSLKAVRNINPFLQMGMLYNDAVIFAGIRRVIGEKSFDANADEIISHVSKLKEKNNRDVNQSFTDALREYVMQTFNISMNQTYKLYHHSQEMSVQNNRYYLSELPNLRNPIVQQALQELRTLVNTLVEQYLPDGEQFSKIKVELARELKLPRDVRRRMHWENNQRAERNNDAKIELQKFGLSPSRENIQKYILYKEIQNSVQGQSVQCPYTGQSLAITDVFGNDNKVQVEHIIPYSISLDDSLSNKTLCIAEENGKKGEKTPYQFYKSDPDHWEVVKARAFTLLPYEKAKRFVSTRDYEPEAFLQRQLNDTRYISKAARDYLSTICDQVYVFPGSLTAKVRRMWGLNSILSPPIKTNFEGNAGMYWAVMNDDGVIIELSEQELPPPAIRASDILISGEMKNGIFKVDRKFTGQSQTREVSVEHRTYDSPGWMVYSLLSVEKYLPLFSKLPSQDTKSIWLKGRAQVKDRESPSLMLNSLPVKLMLPPGEYDDNAPYWVNIPVNGELRWEKRGEKPGKNELLIKRTKHRDGKVEAFIDKRKCLFDIPPQDNKSALIIPLDLQEILQVVRMFTPTPAIAEHQFLIKGKIDQSYRFTAESNFRIALDAPEGTPSGPAFAIANCEPRDMRFYPKKNIKPKNGKGKNVLSGFVFQEDGSLVFNPGKNRMDHRHHAIDALTIALLNTGQLRELSGYFLKIKKRQRYSAPKPQFPLPWDNFRADALNSINSILVVHRQNREIIKRIKKNTRLNGRTYVSQGMSVRGQLHKDTVYGKHYIPGSDEPGYHVRKQITDLTSLSKIADAGTHEILRTFVEENGYSIDEKEKVKGEWFTKGNDYQVIMPSSGKPGNPIKKVRIRENLGNAVQWHTGINQYVNPRNNYAFIIYRDSDGNYKEHPVTFWDAVQARLAGKSVYQLPEPGKIITTLHINDTFLLGLGDEQLQGDLPQELVSRHLYRVQKLSSMYYCFRLHTESTLDRDFEPYYLGIQSFKAWKEQNPLRVKVATTGEVNLE; encoded by the coding sequence ATGATGCCTTACACCCTTGGATTGGATTTAGGTAGCAGCTCCCTTGGTTGGGCGCTGGTGGATGAAGAACAACAGAACATAATCAAGACCGGAGTGAGAGTTTTCCCTGGTGCTGCCACGGATATTGGAACCGGGAAGGAATCATATAAGAACCAGGATCGCCGTTTATCCCGCCAGGCTCGGAGACAGACACTCAGGAGAAAGCAGCGTCGAATAGTCTTATTGAGAACACTCGTAGACTTCAAAATGTGTCCCTTGAGCAAAGATGAACTTGAAAGTTATGCAAAATACCGGAAAGGAAAGAAACAAGAATTTCCATCCTCATCCGAATTTAATTCTTGGTTAAAACTAAATCCATACGAGTTGAGAGATAGGGCATTGCATGAAGACATTTCCCGGTTCGAGTTTGGAAGAATCCTCTATCACATAATTCATCATAGGGGGTTCAAAACCGGACGTAAAAGTAATGAAGATGGTGCTCTATACAAAGGGAATGAAGACACCGTCGGTGTAGATGAGACAAAAAATCTTCTTCAACAATATGCAACCCTTGGTGAGTACTTGAATTCACTCCGGATTAAGTCTGATGGCAATGAACGATTACGAGGGCGTTACACCCTCCGCAACTGGTATGTAGACGAATTCAATAAAATTTGGGAACGTCAGGCAGGAAAGCTTGGACTTGAAAATGAGACTGTACATAGCAGAAACAAGCGGTACTACGGACCAGCCGGGAGCAGTGAACACAGGCGCAAGCTTCAAGCATATAAAAAGGCTGGAATTTCGTTCGAAATCGAGGGTGATTTTATCTGCCGCGAACAAACTGTGAGCTTGAAGGATTACCTTGGCAATCCAGACAAAGGAATTCTTTTCTACCAGAAACCATTGAAATCGCAAAAGCATCTCCTGAGCAAATGCCGCTACGAGAAAAGAAAGTCAGTATGCCAGATATCTCACCCTGAGTTTGAATACTACAGAGCTATGCAATTTGCCAATCAAATCGAGTACGGAGCGGGGGAAAAACTAAACGAGACTGATCGCAAAGATGTAATCATTCTTCTTCTCTCAAAAGATAAAGCAGTTAAGATGAGCGATTTAAAAAAGAAGATTCAAAAAACTGGAGTGCAATTCAATTATGCAGATGATCATAAAGTTCCCGGCAGCCCGACAACTGCCTTTATTTCCAAGGTGACGGACACTTCTAACGTTGAAAATATTGATTGGGAACTTTTCCATTCTATCTGGAACGATCTCGTGTTCTACGATAAAAGCGAAAAACTCAAAGAGAAGTTTCAAAGAAGCTATAACATTGATGTTTCCATTGAGCAGCTTAACAAATACAAGATAAACACCGATTACAGCTCACTCTCTCTGAAGGCGGTACGAAATATCAATCCATTTCTTCAGATGGGGATGCTTTACAATGACGCAGTAATATTTGCCGGAATCAGGCGTGTGATAGGTGAAAAATCATTTGATGCAAATGCTGATGAAATCATTTCACACGTTTCCAAATTGAAAGAAAAAAATAACCGGGATGTGAACCAAAGTTTCACTGATGCGCTTCGGGAATATGTTATGCAGACATTCAACATTTCCATGAATCAGACGTATAAGTTGTACCATCACAGTCAGGAGATGAGTGTCCAGAACAATCGTTACTATCTCAGTGAACTACCAAACCTTCGCAACCCTATTGTACAGCAAGCATTGCAGGAACTGCGAACACTCGTTAACACTCTCGTAGAGCAATATCTCCCTGACGGAGAGCAATTCAGTAAAATCAAAGTGGAACTTGCCCGGGAATTGAAGCTCCCGAGAGATGTGCGCAGACGAATGCATTGGGAGAATAATCAGCGGGCAGAGCGAAACAACGATGCAAAAATTGAACTGCAAAAATTCGGTCTTTCACCCAGCCGTGAAAATATCCAAAAGTATATTCTTTACAAGGAGATACAGAACAGCGTTCAAGGTCAAAGTGTTCAATGCCCCTACACAGGTCAATCCTTGGCTATAACCGATGTATTTGGTAACGACAACAAGGTTCAAGTAGAGCACATAATCCCATATAGTATTTCCCTGGACGACAGCCTGAGCAATAAAACCCTTTGCATCGCCGAAGAAAATGGAAAAAAAGGAGAGAAAACGCCGTACCAGTTTTATAAATCTGATCCCGATCACTGGGAAGTAGTGAAGGCAAGAGCCTTTACACTTCTACCTTACGAAAAAGCAAAGCGATTTGTATCCACCCGTGATTACGAGCCAGAAGCATTTTTACAGAGACAGCTCAATGATACTCGCTACATCAGCAAGGCTGCACGGGATTATCTTTCCACAATTTGTGATCAAGTCTATGTTTTCCCGGGCAGCTTGACAGCAAAAGTCAGAAGAATGTGGGGGCTAAACTCAATACTATCACCTCCAATCAAAACCAATTTCGAAGGAAATGCAGGAATGTATTGGGCGGTAATGAATGACGACGGGGTCATTATCGAACTAAGCGAACAGGAACTCCCTCCTCCAGCGATACGGGCATCTGATATCCTTATAAGTGGAGAAATGAAAAACGGCATATTCAAAGTTGATCGTAAATTTACAGGGCAAAGCCAAACACGAGAAGTAAGTGTAGAGCATCGTACATACGATTCTCCCGGGTGGATGGTTTACTCACTATTATCAGTTGAAAAATATCTCCCTTTATTCTCAAAACTACCCTCACAAGATACCAAATCCATCTGGCTGAAAGGCCGTGCTCAGGTAAAAGATCGCGAGTCACCATCTCTCATGTTGAATTCCTTGCCTGTTAAACTGATGCTTCCCCCTGGAGAATATGATGATAATGCCCCATATTGGGTGAATATACCCGTGAATGGAGAACTTCGTTGGGAGAAGAGAGGGGAAAAGCCGGGTAAAAATGAGCTATTGATTAAACGAACCAAGCATAGGGATGGAAAAGTTGAAGCTTTTATCGACAAACGAAAGTGTCTGTTCGATATCCCCCCTCAAGATAATAAATCTGCTTTGATTATCCCATTAGACCTTCAGGAGATACTTCAGGTCGTGCGGATGTTTACACCTACTCCTGCAATAGCGGAACATCAGTTCCTCATTAAGGGTAAAATTGACCAAAGCTACAGATTTACCGCGGAAAGCAATTTCAGAATAGCTTTGGATGCTCCTGAAGGAACCCCATCCGGCCCCGCATTCGCTATAGCTAACTGTGAACCACGGGATATGCGTTTTTATCCGAAAAAGAACATAAAACCTAAAAACGGAAAGGGAAAAAATGTCCTTTCCGGTTTTGTGTTCCAGGAAGACGGGAGTCTTGTATTTAACCCCGGAAAAAACCGTATGGATCATCGACATCACGCCATAGATGCTCTGACAATAGCCCTACTGAATACGGGGCAGTTGCGGGAACTTAGCGGATATTTTTTAAAGATCAAGAAAAGACAGCGCTACAGCGCTCCTAAGCCACAGTTCCCGTTACCCTGGGACAACTTTCGAGCCGATGCATTAAATTCAATTAACAGCATTCTGGTGGTTCATCGCCAAAATAGGGAAATAATCAAGAGAATAAAAAAGAACACAAGACTTAATGGACGCACATATGTATCCCAAGGCATGAGTGTGCGGGGTCAACTGCACAAGGACACTGTTTACGGTAAGCACTATATACCGGGAAGTGATGAACCGGGATACCACGTTCGAAAGCAAATAACAGATTTGACTTCTCTGAGTAAAATTGCTGATGCTGGCACACATGAAATTCTTCGAACGTTCGTCGAAGAAAATGGTTACTCCATTGATGAGAAAGAAAAAGTAAAAGGTGAATGGTTTACAAAGGGTAATGATTACCAGGTTATAATGCCAAGCTCCGGTAAGCCCGGAAATCCAATAAAGAAGGTGAGAATCAGGGAGAACCTGGGTAATGCAGTGCAATGGCATACAGGTATAAACCAGTACGTGAACCCACGCAATAACTACGCATTCATCATATACCGTGATTCAGACGGCAACTATAAAGAACACCCGGTTACTTTCTGGGATGCTGTTCAGGCAAGACTTGCTGGGAAAAGCGTTTATCAGCTTCCGGAACCCGGTAAGATTATTACCACCCTTCACATAAACGATACGTTTTTGCTTGGATTAGGTGATGAGCAGCTGCAGGGAGATCTTCCCCAGGAGCTTGTCTCACGGCATCTATACCGGGTACAGAAGTTGTCTTCAATGTATTACTGCTTCCGCCTTCATACAGAAAGCACATTGGATCGAGATTTTGAGCCGTACTACCTCGGGATACAAAGCTTCAAAGCTTGGAAGGAACAAAATCCGTTAAGAGTCAAGGTAGCCACCACCGGGGAGGTGAATTTAGAATGA
- a CDS encoding alanine racemase — protein sequence MSGPEVMVDVARIEENTRVIVELCTQHGIEVTGVTKASCGMPQVAKAMLRGGVTMIGESRLENIHRLRAGGISAPIMLLRIPPLSAAEEIVRSVDLSLNSELSVIQRLSDVALSVGTVHDIILMVDLGDLREGIWPEDLMETASRVMEMEGVRIRGIGTNLTCYGGVIPSEENLGRLAGYADEIENRFGIPLPIISGGNSSSLNLLAEGGVPRKVNNLRIGEAILLGRETVERRAWPGTSQKAFLLSAEIIEKKRKPSVPIGITGQDAFGATPVFQDRGNILRGILNIGREDVDVEGLEPANPRISILGASSDHLLVDINSLETEPGLGESVEFIPNYSALLACMTSAYVGKRVILPEHLRHPRRRSVLLVGRLFQNERYGRELETRLERLNYRFRRTEAGLGVEELAGEIEPGAIPVLGGRELCVTGLEAAAASMNQFGLLWVDSTIRSEELSRVLGRDNEQISRSLDLSNIVLLGVREIEEDAAQIIRSLNIQVFTMEEISLIPMREIIRQSLKRTSMGTEGLYLKFSGRVADNGNDGLTNRETHLVMEMTAAYNTLRVLEIDDDEPDEASLDSAYIRSSREASANMPRFLLSALGKRILPVISEPDE from the coding sequence ATGAGCGGACCGGAAGTGATGGTCGATGTTGCCCGGATAGAGGAAAACACCCGGGTCATTGTCGAACTCTGCACACAGCACGGCATAGAAGTAACCGGAGTCACCAAGGCAAGCTGCGGCATGCCCCAGGTTGCCAAAGCCATGCTCCGGGGCGGAGTCACCATGATCGGAGAAAGCCGGCTGGAGAACATCCACCGTCTGAGGGCGGGAGGCATTTCCGCTCCCATCATGCTGCTGCGCATCCCCCCCCTTTCGGCGGCGGAGGAGATCGTACGCAGTGTGGATCTCAGCCTGAACTCCGAACTTTCGGTGATCCAGCGTCTCAGCGATGTGGCCCTCTCAGTGGGTACCGTGCACGATATTATTCTCATGGTGGATCTTGGTGATCTGCGGGAGGGTATCTGGCCCGAGGATCTTATGGAGACAGCATCCCGGGTTATGGAGATGGAAGGGGTGCGGATCCGGGGCATCGGTACAAATCTGACCTGTTACGGGGGCGTGATTCCCAGTGAGGAAAACCTCGGCAGGCTGGCGGGCTACGCGGATGAAATAGAAAACCGCTTCGGCATCCCCCTGCCCATCATATCCGGTGGGAACTCCAGCTCCCTGAATCTGCTGGCAGAGGGGGGCGTTCCCCGGAAGGTGAACAATCTGCGGATCGGCGAAGCCATCCTTCTGGGTCGGGAAACCGTTGAACGACGGGCCTGGCCGGGCACCAGCCAGAAAGCCTTTCTGTTGAGCGCTGAAATTATCGAAAAAAAACGAAAACCCTCGGTTCCCATCGGGATCACCGGACAGGATGCCTTCGGAGCAACGCCGGTGTTTCAGGACCGGGGCAATATTCTCAGAGGCATCCTGAATATCGGCCGGGAAGATGTGGATGTGGAAGGGCTTGAACCTGCGAATCCCCGTATATCCATTCTCGGAGCCTCGTCTGATCATCTTCTTGTTGATATCAATTCCCTGGAAACCGAGCCCGGGCTGGGTGAAAGCGTGGAATTTATCCCCAACTATTCGGCCCTGCTGGCCTGCATGACCAGCGCCTATGTGGGAAAACGGGTGATTCTCCCGGAACATCTGAGACACCCCCGCCGCCGCTCTGTGTTACTGGTGGGACGGCTCTTTCAGAACGAACGCTACGGCCGGGAGCTTGAAACCAGGCTGGAAAGACTCAACTACCGGTTCCGGAGAACCGAAGCAGGACTCGGGGTTGAGGAGCTGGCCGGGGAGATAGAACCGGGAGCCATTCCCGTTCTCGGGGGGCGGGAACTGTGCGTTACCGGGCTTGAAGCCGCTGCCGCAAGCATGAACCAGTTCGGCCTGCTGTGGGTGGACTCCACCATCCGGAGCGAGGAACTGAGCCGGGTGCTGGGCAGGGACAATGAACAGATCAGCAGAAGTCTGGATCTGAGCAACATTGTTCTGCTGGGGGTCCGGGAGATAGAAGAAGATGCGGCCCAGATTATCAGGTCTCTGAACATCCAGGTGTTCACCATGGAGGAGATCTCCCTCATCCCCATGCGTGAAATCATCCGCCAGTCCCTGAAGCGAACCTCCATGGGAACCGAGGGGCTCTACCTGAAGTTCAGCGGAAGGGTTGCGGACAACGGCAATGACGGGCTCACCAACCGGGAAACCCACCTGGTCATGGAAATGACGGCGGCATACAACACCCTGAGGGTTCTGGAAATTGACGACGACGAACCGGACGAAGCCAGCCTTGACTCGGCCTACATCCGCTCCAGCAGGGAGGCAAGCGCAAACATGCCCCGCTTCCTGCTGTCGGCCCTGGGTAAACGGATACTGCCGGTGATCTCTGAGCCTGATGAATAG
- a CDS encoding GlmL-related ornithine degradation protein produces MQVDILSAEIGSTTTVVSAFSGMDSPRAARSPRPRFLGQGAAPSSVQQGDVRIGLEQAVEELKKSLGVPELRWGRFFASSSAAGGLKMSVHGLAYDMTVKAAREAALGAGANISLITAGKMRSEDIRSMLDALPNIIMIAGGVDYGERDTALHNARAIVSALICEGRSVPVIYAGNCENHRQIRTLFDNTPLPLHICDNVYPRIDELVIEPARNIIQKVFEEHIVHAPGMEHIRDLIDAQIMPVPGAVMRSAMALNRRIGNLLVFDVGGATTDLHSVCDASPEIERILIAPEPRGKRTVEGDLGLYLNRHQVLKLAGSQKIAESLGESVEALEAGVDALPPVPRNPDELRIAETLCFHAAKRALQRHAGRLRSMYTISGKQQLAQGKDLSAVRTVIGTGGALTRLPGGREILSRVLESARGVELFPPPEAAIVLDTRYIMSSLGVLAEEYPEAVLELLAESLGMELPPEQTGQKQAGREPS; encoded by the coding sequence ATGCAGGTTGATATCCTCTCTGCGGAGATCGGAAGCACCACCACCGTTGTGAGCGCGTTTTCCGGCATGGATTCCCCCCGGGCGGCCCGCTCTCCCCGGCCCCGCTTTCTGGGCCAGGGAGCAGCTCCCAGCTCGGTTCAGCAGGGGGATGTACGCATCGGCCTGGAGCAGGCCGTTGAAGAGCTCAAGAAAAGCCTGGGTGTACCGGAGCTTCGGTGGGGCCGGTTCTTTGCATCATCCTCAGCCGCAGGCGGCCTGAAAATGAGCGTACACGGCCTGGCCTACGATATGACGGTGAAGGCCGCCCGGGAAGCCGCCCTGGGGGCCGGCGCCAATATCTCCCTGATTACTGCCGGGAAAATGCGCTCTGAGGATATCCGGAGCATGCTGGATGCCCTGCCCAACATCATCATGATCGCCGGGGGAGTGGATTACGGTGAGCGCGATACGGCCCTGCACAACGCACGGGCCATTGTATCGGCGCTGATCTGTGAGGGGCGAAGCGTCCCGGTCATTTATGCGGGGAACTGTGAGAATCACCGGCAGATCCGCACCCTCTTCGACAACACTCCCCTGCCCCTTCATATCTGTGACAACGTATATCCCCGAATCGATGAGCTGGTAATTGAGCCCGCCCGGAATATCATTCAAAAGGTGTTTGAAGAGCACATCGTCCATGCACCGGGGATGGAGCATATCCGGGATTTGATAGACGCTCAGATCATGCCCGTGCCCGGGGCGGTAATGCGCAGCGCCATGGCCCTGAACAGGCGAATCGGCAACCTTCTGGTGTTCGATGTGGGCGGAGCAACCACGGACCTTCACTCGGTGTGCGACGCCTCACCGGAAATTGAACGGATCCTCATCGCCCCGGAACCCCGGGGGAAACGCACCGTGGAGGGGGATCTGGGGCTTTACCTGAACCGCCACCAGGTTCTCAAGCTGGCAGGATCACAGAAAATTGCAGAGAGTCTGGGTGAATCAGTTGAAGCCCTGGAGGCGGGGGTGGATGCCCTGCCACCGGTTCCCCGGAACCCCGATGAACTGAGGATCGCAGAAACCCTCTGCTTCCATGCCGCAAAAAGGGCTCTACAGCGGCATGCCGGAAGGCTGAGGAGCATGTATACTATCTCCGGGAAGCAGCAGCTGGCCCAGGGAAAGGATCTCAGCGCCGTACGGACGGTGATCGGCACCGGGGGAGCACTGACCCGTCTGCCCGGCGGAAGGGAAATACTCAGCCGGGTGCTGGAATCCGCACGGGGGGTGGAATTGTTCCCCCCGCCGGAGGCTGCCATTGTGCTTGATACCCGCTACATTATGTCCAGCCTGGGCGTACTGGCGGAAGAGTATCCGGAGGCGGTTCTTGAACTTCTGGCTGAAAGCCTGGGCATGGAACTGCCGCCGGAGCAGACCGGCCAGAAACAGGCAGGGAGGGAACCTTCATGA
- the oraE gene encoding D-ornithine 4,5-aminomutase subunit OraE: protein MDMNTENPNKTGKSAHMQLNPNEKLDVERILEDLEHYHPRRRGWFWRKGGGQKRQIGPFEYYQTTENLSHSVPLPAAHYFGDIDPQPVSTITTEIASGRFEDDIRRMRMAAWHGADHLMVIRTAGQSHMDGLLEGSPQGIGGVAITRKQLRAQRKALDLIEDEVGRPINYHSYVSGVAGPEMAVLFAEEGVNGAHQDPQYNVLYRNVNMVRSFVDAAVAKRVMAWAGIAQIDGAHNANATARQAWKVMPELMVQHALNSMFSVKAGMKPEDICLSTVPPSAPPAPAMRLDLPYAVALRELFRDYKMRAQQNTKYMTSSAREATVTHTLNLLISQFTRAEIQSTITPDEGRNVPWHIYNVEGTDTAKQAFNGMDGLMEMVSLRRDEGELAENVRELKERAVLYMEEMLELGGYFDAVEAGMFVDSGKYPERNGDPIVRKRDGGVGAGTVYPRDDDYMAPVTAHFGYNNLAPYGTEAEKNPSSLIDGCTFEKPEKIVFIDELDENDNVAVRMAETAHLRNSSIIKPEMEWQGDGTVLLTMFLPTDQRTARFAALEAAKNMNLSEAEVIHAEVMHPAEGTRIELKGKVAFTIDTSKLEIPPEPKVLSEEEIRAEIKARPMAIVAGTVGEDEHSVGLREIIDIKHGGIEGYGIECHYLGTSVPVEKLVDAAIEINAQAILVSTIISHDEIHYKNMKRVHDLAVEKGVRDNILIIAGGTQVTPDLAVKQGVDAGFGRGTKGIHVATFLVENRKS, encoded by the coding sequence ATGGACATGAACACCGAAAACCCCAATAAAACAGGGAAATCAGCTCACATGCAGCTGAATCCCAATGAAAAACTGGATGTGGAACGGATCCTGGAGGATCTTGAGCATTATCATCCCCGGAGGCGGGGCTGGTTCTGGCGCAAAGGCGGCGGACAGAAGCGGCAGATCGGCCCCTTCGAGTATTATCAGACCACCGAAAACCTTTCCCATTCCGTCCCCCTCCCCGCCGCCCACTACTTCGGCGATATTGATCCCCAGCCGGTGAGCACTATCACCACCGAGATCGCCTCCGGCCGCTTTGAGGACGATATTCGGCGGATGCGGATGGCAGCCTGGCACGGAGCCGATCATCTGATGGTGATCCGCACCGCCGGGCAGAGTCATATGGACGGTCTTCTGGAAGGCAGCCCCCAGGGGATCGGCGGGGTTGCCATTACCAGGAAGCAGCTGAGGGCCCAGAGAAAGGCCCTGGATCTCATAGAAGATGAGGTGGGGCGGCCCATAAACTACCATTCCTACGTGAGCGGCGTGGCCGGACCCGAGATGGCGGTTCTCTTCGCTGAAGAAGGGGTGAACGGCGCCCACCAGGATCCCCAGTACAACGTGCTGTACCGGAACGTGAATATGGTGCGCTCCTTTGTGGATGCTGCGGTTGCCAAGAGGGTAATGGCATGGGCGGGGATCGCCCAGATTGACGGCGCCCATAATGCCAACGCCACCGCCCGGCAGGCCTGGAAGGTAATGCCCGAGCTGATGGTTCAGCACGCACTGAACTCCATGTTCTCCGTGAAAGCGGGAATGAAGCCCGAGGATATTTGCCTCTCAACAGTACCCCCCAGCGCACCTCCCGCTCCGGCCATGCGGCTGGATCTGCCCTATGCCGTGGCTCTGAGAGAACTGTTCCGGGATTACAAGATGCGGGCCCAGCAGAACACCAAGTACATGACGTCATCGGCCAGGGAGGCCACGGTCACCCATACCCTGAACCTCCTGATCAGTCAGTTCACCCGGGCTGAAATCCAGTCCACCATCACCCCCGACGAAGGGCGGAATGTTCCCTGGCATATTTACAACGTGGAGGGCACCGATACCGCCAAGCAGGCGTTCAACGGCATGGACGGCCTGATGGAGATGGTCTCCCTGCGGCGGGACGAAGGGGAACTGGCTGAGAATGTCCGGGAACTGAAGGAGCGGGCGGTTCTCTACATGGAAGAGATGCTGGAGCTGGGGGGATATTTCGATGCGGTGGAAGCGGGAATGTTTGTGGACTCGGGAAAGTACCCGGAGCGCAACGGGGATCCCATTGTACGCAAACGTGACGGGGGCGTGGGTGCGGGAACCGTATATCCCCGGGACGATGATTACATGGCTCCGGTGACCGCGCATTTCGGTTACAACAATCTTGCCCCCTACGGAACAGAGGCCGAGAAAAACCCCTCCAGTCTCATTGACGGCTGCACCTTCGAAAAGCCCGAGAAAATTGTGTTTATTGATGAGCTGGATGAAAACGATAATGTGGCGGTCCGGATGGCCGAAACCGCCCATTTACGCAACTCATCCATCATCAAACCGGAGATGGAATGGCAGGGGGACGGCACGGTGCTTCTCACCATGTTTCTGCCCACCGACCAGCGGACCGCCCGCTTTGCGGCCCTGGAGGCTGCAAAGAACATGAACCTTTCCGAAGCCGAGGTGATTCACGCGGAGGTGATGCATCCGGCGGAAGGAACCCGCATTGAACTGAAGGGGAAGGTTGCCTTCACCATCGATACCTCCAAACTGGAAATTCCCCCGGAGCCCAAGGTACTCAGCGAAGAGGAGATCAGGGCAGAGATCAAGGCCCGGCCCATGGCCATCGTGGCTGGTACGGTGGGCGAGGACGAGCATTCGGTGGGCCTGCGGGAGATCATCGATATCAAACACGGCGGAATTGAGGGCTACGGAATTGAATGCCACTATCTGGGAACCAGCGTACCTGTTGAAAAGCTGGTGGATGCGGCAATTGAGATCAACGCCCAGGCCATCCTGGTTTCCACGATTATCAGCCATGACGAAATTCATTACAAAAATATGAAACGGGTCCATGATCTGGCGGTTGAGAAAGGCGTGCGCGATAACATTCTGATTATCGCAGGCGGCACCCAGGTGACCCCCGACCTTGCGGTGAAGCAGGGCGTGGATGCGGGATTCGGCCGGGGAACCAAGGGAATACACGTGGCCACCTTCCTGGTGGAAAACAGGAAGAGCTGA
- a CDS encoding ornithine aminomutase subunit alpha, whose protein sequence is MQERKDDFQVRRKHLADLSEKQLEERFWQLADALTQPLIDTAYHHTSPSIERSVLLRMGISSLEAAAIVEKALDHELLGKGAGHIVYRIAADQGISIGEAAAALAEGKFWKEARAIWT, encoded by the coding sequence ATGCAGGAGCGAAAGGATGATTTTCAGGTCAGGAGAAAACATCTGGCAGATTTGAGCGAAAAACAGCTGGAGGAACGGTTCTGGCAGCTCGCCGACGCCCTCACCCAGCCGCTGATAGATACGGCCTACCATCACACCAGCCCCTCCATTGAACGGTCGGTGCTGCTGCGGATGGGAATTTCCAGCCTTGAGGCGGCGGCAATTGTGGAAAAAGCCCTGGACCACGAACTTCTGGGCAAAGGCGCAGGGCATATCGTGTACCGCATCGCAGCAGATCAGGGCATCTCAATCGGCGAAGCTGCGGCGGCCCTGGCCGAAGGAAAATTCTGGAAGGAGGCCCGGGCCATATGGACATGA